GGATATAAATCCCCATGTGATAGTTGGTTACATACAGTGCAGTTTAGCTTTGTGCCTCATCATCCTAGTGAATCATGCAACTAGCTAGAATTTGAGCGGGCAAAGTTTTAGGTGATACCGGTTTTCGTATGCTACCGTGATACGGGCATCTATACCGTTGGATCATGAATCCGACGACATCCTTGGAGCTATTGTACCTGTGCGCAATTTTAGGGCTTTTGGATAAATTATTTGCAAATGTTGAGAAGCTCCCAGAAACCGTTTGATTTGAGATCCAGCAGCTCCCAAGAGCCTGTATCATGATACAATATCATCTAAACCTCGGTGGCACCTAATATTTCCCCAATTTGGGTGGATGGTAAAAACATGAGTATAACAGCTGAATTGAATGTGTCGGAAACTTGTCTCAATTTCGGTACAGTTGAATGCGCCAGGAAGTTTTTCTCAACTTCCACTGCATATAGAGAAGCATGTTGAATGCGCTTGGAACTTTTGTTCATCTTCCATTGCATATAGAAAAGAAGCATGTAGATGCATAGAACCCTGCATCAGATGATATAAAAGGCAAGAATGGCATGTTTTTGTTACAGTTGGAATGTACTGgtattttcagacggaggaagTATAAGATAggatgatgcctatatatatgcctTTTGCGTGTCATATCAGATATCTACTGCAAGCTAGATATATATCTGTCATGCCAATGAGACAACCACTACCTGGCAGCTGGCTCCAAGAATAGTGGATTGCCCCGCCTCGTCTATGGGTGACACCGGAGGCGGATCCGTCACGCCGCCACAAACGTCCTCTCCGCGCCCCTCTTGTCTCGCCGTTGGAGCCCCCATATCCTCCCCAAACGTTTGGGCTAGCTGCCCGTTCACTACCCAGACACTTTTTTCCCATCCAACTGGACACCTTAAACCGCTCCTATATGTCCCAGTTGTTTGGTAGCCATCATAACCAGCTCATATATGGGATAGATATGGGGGCGCTGTCCGGGAGGGGCAGCCGCCGAAGGGGTGGGAGAGGTTGACAGATTTTTCTCGATGCGAAGCGTGTGGATCACACCGCAGAGCGTGAGGAGGCGACGCTGTCACCCGTATTACGACGCAAGTGACaggggtgtgtgtggggggggggggagcacgAGCTCCAACCCTTGTCCACCTGCAATCGCGCTAATGCGACGGATAAGGCGTCCAGTCGATGGAGTCTACTTCACCGCTGGATCCGCCACCGGCAGCGCTGCCGGAGCTCAACATGACAGAGAGGGACGGGAAGAGGTGGGGAGGAGACAGAGAGGGGAGGGAAGGGAAGGAGATGGCGGTGGAGTATGGACTCTTCGAGAGTGTTTGACCGACTGTGTAGGGTTCGTTCAGGACGAGTTATATGTGGGGACGAGGCAGTGGCGGAGCCAagggggggcgagcaggggcctgccccccccccctaacGATCGAGCGTGCACCGTAGGCAGCGATCATTAGCGATAACATACAACGTACTTGGCCCCCCGACGTACAAGCCCACTAATTAGTCCAGATTCTGCAACATGCACCAGCTAATTACGTGGACTCTTGAGAAAGTAAAGAAGGCACACTTACAAGCCCACTAATTAGTCATTTTTTAAGTCCATGCCGAGCCGACCTCCGCTAAATCTCCTGGCGCTAGGCATTATCTCCGTGATTAGCTCGTGCATGGGATGCGCCGCTGCCATCCTATGCCTTTGCCGCATCCTTAATCTCCTTGCCTCGGGTCTTCCTTCTTAAGATCTACTAATTCATACGGCGACGCAGGCTACTTCACTCACCAATTCTTCAGGCTGCAGCCATCGAACTAGCGAAGGTTAACACATCACATCATCTACTAATCTCTCTCAATTCTCGTCTTGTATCATGTTGAATTTCTACATCAGATTTTAGTTATTTTGGCTGTGTGAtttgtgatgggttgctgcactaGGGTATATGGAAATGTTGATCATTTTAGCAATAAAATTTCCTAATACAACCAGTAATGATTTGCCATTCAAACCTGTATAAATGCAAACTAAAAGCCAACCATTTGATAATACATGATTATTTTTGTTCAATATATCTTAAATATTCATATGAAAATGTTTTGTAGCATGGCATTTCATGTCATATTTCGGAGTATCAAACTTCATCTTCATGGCGCGTATTTGGAATTATTGACCAACATTACCTATACCTGCACACGCTCCAGCTGCAAACAAAAATTGTGTGCCTAGGCAAAGTTAAATGTGTGTCATACTTAAATATAAAATATTGGGTAGTATGTGaggcacaaaataattttttggcTTCATCaccgtttcccccccccccccatgcctaaatcctggctccgcccctgggaCGAGGTGCACCGGTCAGTCATGGCAGCCGCATCCGGATTGCCCCATATCCACCCAGATATGAGTCGTTGTCACACATTCCACGTGGCTGGGCTAGTCAACTGTTATTGGGGTAATCAATCAAGGTAGTACAATAATAAAGTTGGACGGTAAGACGGTAAACATTTAGATGCCTCTTCCTTTGCTCCCCATTTTTAGACTTCTACAAGTAGATGGAAATCACGAAAAAGATCATTCGCTCTTGCTTCTCACTGGGCGAGGGGTACACGGTACACCTAACCTACCTGCTCACTCATCAATTACGGTGTTCAGCTGACTTGTCCACCGTTGATCTATCAAGTTGGTGGTGGGACGAATCGGAGTCGCTGGTTATCTGAATCCAGACCAGAGTGCACTCTGCTCCGTCACTCACGTCAGTGTGCTTCAGCTTGAGTAGTGCTCACACCTCCCCACCCTTCCCTCCCAAGAAGAGAGCAGATCCTCTCCGTTCCCGGCGAGTCGGCGGCGACACCCCTGGAGAAGAGGACGTCCGCGACAGCCTGCGACCGCATCGGCATTGCCGTCTCCTTCCCCACCCGTGAGGCTCGCTCGCTCTCCCTCCCGCCCCTGCGCCGAAACCCTAGCTGGTTCTTGGTTGGATGAATCGCTTCTTGGTTGGTTGTTttagggtcggtgcagccacggggacggcctggagcggacggACTCGGGGTGGCGgtagaccgcgggccgcggcactacggcccgaaggggcgacgcagcggtgacgcgggtcggtgcagccgggagaagaaccacggggcggcggcgccgcGGCTCGACGGGGCAACGCAGCGGCAGCCCACTGCTCGGTCggcggaggggcgcgctgaactcggagacgatcttcacgggacctgcggaggcgcgcgtaactgacgggccaggtcggtcgcgcggcgtagatgaggcggatcgcggcggcgagcgggtgatcaagccgatcgcgcgcgaggtcggggacgccgctcggtggagacgtggtggcggcggagtccgggatgaagccggcggcggcgggcggcagggcggctatgattggccgccgcatggcgcgaggccaccgggtcgggtgatgcaggagtcccggtcggagcagggcggtgacggccgacgtagatcgacgggcgggccaTCGCGCGAACAGCGGCGGTGAAGGGCCGTcgcatgacgcgaggccgccgggtcaggGCGACCGGCGGGCCAATGCAtggacgacgcgcgaggccgccgtgtcggggcgaccgacgggcagacgcggtggacgacgcgcgaggccgccgaGTCGGTGAAGAAGCTGGCCAAtcgcgccggtgttggagtagaggcgcatgggatcgacggcggcggtgggcgacgcaaaccgatcttaGATCGAAAAATCAAAAAGTAaacgccgatcaaaacgaccgacgagagagcgaaaaaacccggagcaagggctcgggaaaaagactctctagggcagccggccaacacgaccggcggacgaaccctaggtacgggcggcgcggcccccggcggcggtcatggaggccgaccgccccgggggcggcgcgcaggtgcggaagcggcggcggctagggtttaggatcgacttgcgatagataccatgttgaagggagagagagatttgatggaatagttgttgtattgcttgagcctcgtgggcatatatatataggagtacaatgatctacttggagtacaagacaagtcagaacaaatcctagtctatctcgtctttcctaataaacattatactcaactgtgtgtgtgtgtgtgtgtggagcaCGAGCTCCAACCCTTGTCCACTTGCAGCCGCGCTAATGCGACGCATAGGGCGTCCAGTCAATGGGGTCTACTTCGCTATTGGATCCGCCACCGGCGGCGCTGCCGGAGCTCGACATGACGGAGAGGGACGAGGAGAGATGGGGAGGAGACCGAGAGGGGAGGGAAGGGAAGGAGATGGCAGTGGAGTATGGACTCTTCGAGAGTGTTTGACCGACTGTGTAGGGTTCGTTCGGGACGAGTTATATGTGGGGACGAGGTGCACCGGTCAGTCATGGCAGACGCATCCGGATTGCCCCATATCCACCCAGATATGAGCCGGCTATGGGGTGCTGGTCAACCCGGACGTATAGAACGGGTTTAAGGGATTCGATTGTGTCATGCTTTCGCGAGCGGTCATTGACCAAGCCGCCCGCTCGAACATTTGGGGGCTTAAGGGCAttcggttgtagatgctctcacGATCTAAATCATCATTGCTTGTCACACATTCCACGTGGCTGGGCTAGTCAACTGTTATTGGGGTAATCGATCAAAGGTTGGTGATCACGTGGCTGTGATTTCCTTCTTACGACGGAAATCACGAAAAAGATCATTCTTCTCAGTGGGCGAGGGGTACACCTAACCCACCTACTCACTCATCAATTACGGTGTTCAGCTGATTTGTCCACCGTTGATCTATCAAGTTGGTGGTGGGACGAATCGGAGCCGTTGGTTATCTGAATCCAGACCAGAGAGTGCACTCTGCTCCGTCACTCACGTCAGTGTGCTTCAGCTTGAGTAGTGCTCACACCTCCCCACCCTCCCCTCCCAAGAAGAGAGCAGATCCTCCCCGTTCCCGGCGAGTCGGCGGCGACACCGCTGGAGAAGAAGACAGCCACGACAGCCGGCGACCGCATCGGCGTCGCCGTCTCCTTCCCCACCCCGCACCACCCGTGAGGCCCCCGCTCCCCCTCCCGCCCCTGCGCCGAAACCCTAGCTGGTTCTTGGTTGGATGAATCGTTTCTTGGTTGGGTGTTTTACTGGATTCTGGCGTAAGATACACATAGGACTAGATTTAGAGTAGATTGGGTGGACTAATCGAGATTTAGACTCAGCTAGCGCTGCGATTTGGGATACTCTGACCCGGATTCAGGTTTGGTTTGTCCCCAGTTTTGAGCGAATTCGAGCGCCCCCTCCCCTGCAATTGAATGGAATGGAATAAAGAAAGAAAATCGCACCTCAACAACATTTTAATGTCATCCGTTAGAGGGCTAGAGCAGCACTTGTCGATGTAAAGATGTACAGTTGCTGAATGTGTACAGATGTAGTATACTGCTAGCCGAAAGGCACCAGCATCGAAATGTTCTGAATGTACATATGTGCTTCACAAATAAGATAAAATAAAATGGAGGACACATTTCCATAGCTTATTCTGAACCTGAACACCACATGACGACCCACCGCAAATGTAATCCGATTAAACTGTTGTTTTTGGTCTATATGAAGTTCCTTTTGGTTGTTTATTTATCCGAAGAAGTATCGCGTGTTTATTTATCCATGCTTCTTATTCCTGGTAGCACATAGCAAGTTTCTTTGATACACAGGCATATATGTTTCACCTGCAGAATATCATCTCCTTACCCATGGTTCCGATTAACATGCTATCCGCCTTGTATTTCTTAATCTGCTTAGTAGTAGCTTACAATTCTTTTTATTGCTTGCAGAGTTTGCCATCAACAGCGCATCATGCAGAGGCCCAGCAAACTGCCTGCCGTCTCTCTCCCTTGGCACCTTGCCTCTTTCGGACCCCAAGGTTGGGCTGACCTCCCAGATGGCTTGCTTCACTCCATCGTTGATCGGCTGGGCTCCTTCTGAGACCTTCTTGGCTTCGCCACCACATGCCCCTCGTGGTGTGCTGCCTTCTCCTCGTACCCATCAAAATCCACATTCCTCACAAAATTACCACCTCTCCTCATCCAGCCCCATATTCGTGCACAAGGTCCTCTTCTTCCTTGTACCAGTGGTTGTCGTGAGCTATACCCATGTAAGGTTGTTGATCCAGCCAACCGAAACGCCGCCCTTCGCTGTTGGATCCCTCAAGATGCCCTGGAGAAGATGACATTTATTGGATCCTCCTATGGTAAGCTCATCTACTACTGCAACGGATACTGTCGCATCATCGATGTGTTCACCGGCGACGAGGTCTCGACTCCACGTCTCCCATCCCGTGCTGGATGTTCAAAACTTCACTTGGCTGGCATTCTAACAGCCCCACTTGCATCACCCAACTCACATCTCCTTGTCAGTACCGAGTCCTTCCTGCTTGATCTGCGTGTTGGAAACGACTCTTGGTCCGAACTCCAGCTTCCTTGTCAGTTTGTAATAGACCATTTTGTGGAGTTGGATGGTCAGCTCATTGTCTCGAATAGCTATGGGAGATCCTACGCTCTGCAGCTGGCCCCTCAGCATGGCCTGCAGGAGATAAAAACCAAGCCTGTGGGAGGAAAGCCGGTGGTAGGAAGGCTGGTGGTTTGTGGTGATATACTTCTCATTCTCAGTTTTGGCGAGTTCCACCGCCTCGACATGTCAACTGAGCCCGCGACACGGGTGGCCGTGGAGAAGCTGGGCGAGCGGGCACTCTTTGTAGGGGCGgaagcgaagagctcggcactttCTTGCATGAGCCCGGAGCTATGGGGAGGAAGGAGCGACATCGTGTACTTTGCTCGTACAGCTCGACCTTGGTTTCTCTATAGGCTGTGTGGCAGGCCAGATCGCTTGCAGGATAGACCAACACGACCAACACGCGTTGAACCCGCAGGCTTTGGAAGCACCCCAGTGCAGTCATCAGTTCGGCCGCTCTGGCTGTACCCAAGCATGTTCTACTCGGATGGCCAATGAATGAATGATCCGTGCCTGCCAGCCAACTACGTACAGTTTGCCGCAGCACCGGCTTCATCTGAGATTTCCCTTTGAGATCCAGGGAGTAGAGATTGGTTTTTGCTGCATGCATTGGCAGAATATGTTACTCGTGGTACGGAGGAGTGCTCCCTCTGCTCCTGTATTTTGTTTGTTGAACTTGATAAGTTTTAACTTTTGTGGTGTCGGCACTAGCACTAGCTTTACTAGAATAACTCAGTTATCCGTTTTTTACCAACCTGTGCTCCCTGTTTAATAGTATTTTACTAGGTGTACTTGACCACTTATGCTTTTTTTCTATAATGAAAGTAGCATATATATGTTCAGCGTCTCCCCTGTTTCAACGATGAAAATCTAACATTTCTGCTTGTACTTGAGCTTTGTGTGTATAAGGTTGTCATTGTTTGCTAAACGGCAGTGGAAGGATGATACACCAGATGGATTAGTTGGTGTAACCTTAGTTTAAAAATATAAGTCCCCATTTGATAGTGACCAGGACTGCCCGCGGCAGTATATATAGTTCTGCGCCTCGTCTCAGTGAAGATATAAATTCCCTGATGATCT
Above is a window of Triticum aestivum cultivar Chinese Spring chromosome 6B, IWGSC CS RefSeq v2.1, whole genome shotgun sequence DNA encoding:
- the LOC123140124 gene encoding uncharacterized protein, whose amino-acid sequence is MTFIGSSYGKLIYYCNGYCRIIDVFTGDEVSTPRLPSRAGCSKLHLAGILTAPLASPNSHLLVSTESFLLDLRVGNDSWSELQLPCQFVIDHFVELDGQLIVSNSYGRSYALQLAPQHGLQEIKTKPVGGKPVVGRLVVCGDILLILSFGEFHRLDMSTEPATRVAVEKLGERALFVGAEAKSSALSCMSPELWGGRSDIVYFARTARPWFLYRLCGRPDRLQDRPTRPTRVEPAGFGSTPVQSSVRPLWLYPSMFYSDGQ